One window from the genome of Dyadobacter sp. CECT 9275 encodes:
- a CDS encoding sensor histidine kinase: MTAFTPNNFDGHWFFRYKLYHIPFWCAYQYLWWVIAIGNPVKAAESILLTAFSVKFLFYLAFQILAVCFNLYYLIPRYLEKGRFWQYGVFLALTVIAASWLIVPGYYLVSAVAGKTMDQLYGSTNCFYFFISNAFPSTLASMTLAMSIKLTKNWIQTQRRQVLLEKENLETELKFLKYQFNPHFLFNTINSIFFLIHKNPDMASASLAKFSEILRHQLYESNDQQIPLDKEIAYLENFIELEKLRQNKNVEVVFNAPDNGAHLGIAPFILMNFVENAFKHVSKHTDKPNWIKMAIRLNDTDLDFSIANSASATAHHEVISYGGIGIRNVQRRLDLVYPGRYELNIQSYPERFEVDLHLNLSKLEAPQFLEKISGNNKARIPC; this comes from the coding sequence ATGACAGCATTTACACCGAATAATTTTGACGGGCACTGGTTCTTCAGATATAAACTTTACCACATCCCCTTCTGGTGTGCCTACCAGTATCTCTGGTGGGTAATTGCGATCGGAAATCCTGTAAAGGCCGCCGAAAGCATACTGTTAACAGCTTTTTCGGTCAAGTTTCTGTTCTATTTGGCTTTCCAGATACTGGCCGTATGTTTTAACCTGTACTATCTCATTCCGAGATATCTTGAAAAGGGCAGGTTCTGGCAGTATGGTGTTTTTCTTGCACTCACGGTGATTGCAGCCTCCTGGCTGATCGTTCCGGGTTACTATCTGGTTTCCGCGGTTGCCGGTAAAACGATGGATCAACTGTATGGGTCCACCAATTGTTTTTATTTTTTTATCAGCAACGCTTTCCCATCCACACTGGCCAGTATGACACTGGCCATGAGTATTAAACTGACAAAAAACTGGATACAAACGCAGCGCAGGCAGGTACTGCTGGAAAAGGAAAATCTGGAAACGGAACTGAAATTTCTGAAGTACCAGTTTAATCCGCACTTCCTGTTTAATACCATCAACTCGATATTCTTTCTTATTCATAAAAATCCGGATATGGCGTCGGCTTCGCTGGCCAAGTTTTCGGAAATTCTGCGCCATCAGTTGTACGAAAGTAACGATCAACAAATCCCTCTGGATAAGGAAATCGCTTATCTCGAAAACTTTATTGAGCTGGAAAAACTAAGGCAAAATAAAAATGTGGAAGTTGTGTTTAATGCTCCGGACAACGGGGCACATTTGGGCATTGCTCCTTTCATTCTGATGAATTTTGTTGAAAACGCGTTTAAACATGTTTCAAAGCATACAGACAAACCCAACTGGATTAAAATGGCGATACGGTTGAATGATACCGACCTGGATTTTTCAATTGCCAACAGCGCTTCCGCTACCGCCCATCATGAAGTGATCAGTTACGGCGGAATCGGCATCCGGAATGTACAAAGAAGGCTGGATCTGGTTTATCCGGGCCGATATGAACTGAATATACAAAGTTATCCGGAACGTTTTGAGGTAGATTTGCACTTAAACCTTTCCAAACTGGAAGCACCGCAGTTTCTTGAGAAAATATCCGGAAATAATAAAGCCCGCATACCATGTTAA
- a CDS encoding LytR/AlgR family response regulator transcription factor, which yields MLNCVIVDDEPLAREGIASYVGEVDFLNLVQTCENPVELIKLLDEHQIDLIFLDIQMPKMNGIDFLKIIQNPPMVIITTAFPSYALESFQLNVLDYLLKPITFDRFFKAARKAKDYHQLVRRSLSADHGQADQEADYFFIKCGSKYEKVLLNDILYIQGMQNYVTIYTHKGKFMTLLYLKNLEQSLDSNLFIRVHKSYIVSIHKIEGIEGNEIFIGSFRIPMSRNYREQVIGQVVSKKLWDKIRFS from the coding sequence ATGTTAAACTGTGTAATTGTTGATGATGAGCCGCTTGCAAGGGAAGGGATTGCCAGTTACGTAGGGGAAGTCGATTTTTTGAATCTGGTCCAGACCTGTGAAAATCCTGTTGAACTGATCAAATTGTTGGACGAGCACCAGATCGACCTGATTTTCCTGGACATCCAGATGCCCAAAATGAATGGTATCGATTTCCTGAAAATTATACAGAATCCGCCGATGGTGATCATCACCACCGCGTTTCCCAGTTATGCGCTCGAAAGTTTCCAATTGAACGTACTGGATTATTTACTTAAGCCGATCACTTTCGACCGATTTTTTAAGGCGGCCAGAAAGGCCAAGGATTATCATCAGCTGGTCAGGAGATCACTGTCTGCGGATCATGGACAAGCAGACCAGGAAGCGGATTATTTCTTTATCAAATGCGGCAGCAAATATGAGAAAGTTCTGCTGAATGATATCCTCTATATCCAGGGAATGCAGAACTACGTCACCATATATACGCACAAAGGTAAATTTATGACATTGCTCTATCTTAAAAACCTGGAGCAAAGCCTGGACAGCAATCTGTTTATCCGTGTGCATAAATCATATATTGTTTCTATTCATAAAATAGAAGGTATTGAAGGAAATGAGATATTTATTGGATCATTCAGGATCCCGATGAGCAGAAACTACCGGGAGCAGGTGATAGGGCAGGTAGTGAGTAAAAAACTGTGGGATAAGATACGGTTTTCGTGA
- a CDS encoding gliding motility-associated C-terminal domain-containing protein — MGGNLELKALESVPGKYKIILKIYLDLAGTSDAESDHAVRIYRKSDNTHLTTIKVPLISRKSVIYENETCTEKQRLKALFALYETEITLDPNKYNDIQGYYLSWTNCCRNGAIVNLKDPLITNSQLTTYFPPLLKSGKLFLDSSPSFNELDGAYICVGEPFYYPFNATDSDGDELRYSLRSPGGYNTNTSGTAQWVSGYSAENAIPGNPALRIDAKSGELFVVPSQLGLFVFSVVVEELRNGEVIGSVQRDYQLYVVDCQPVAPPDPTILIDNQLVSETSVCEGKSITLTAIADMSWNYQWKKDGKIIENAKSATLQVWESGEYQLVTSLSGACSKTSRSNKVKIDVVKSNFALKTSSPPVICASGGKLSIYAIANDNYSYQWFLNTSPIPGTSDSLVVTVPGSYHVTVTDQVQGCKSLSDTMDIKSVPLLTVTLASVTGQLALCQGDSLLLQSTERSDFEYTWYFNDQKISVAGNAFYADEAGIYTVVVKDSTGCENQSSPLKVERAENVVISMSPIDPMCGTDHPPVTLSANPTGGVFSGNGVSGNTFDPKKAGTGIHEIQYSLEGSLSCTQVSDKQHIAVWKLPEADAGRDIYVREGESSYIGIVGNIDYTYSWSPPEGLDDAANPRPRVTPVEDTEYTVQVTDPNGCTSHAKVTVRIFNKLLIPDAFTPNADGKNDTWELSGITSYPEAEVTIYNRWGEVVFYSKGYEKAFDGRIKGVVPPSDVYVYKIKLDKVTPVQQGTLMLLR, encoded by the coding sequence ATGGGGGGTAACCTGGAGTTGAAGGCATTGGAAAGTGTTCCCGGTAAGTATAAAATTATTCTAAAAATTTACCTGGATCTGGCAGGCACATCCGATGCCGAGTCCGATCATGCGGTACGTATATATAGAAAATCAGACAACACTCATTTGACAACTATCAAGGTTCCGCTAATATCCAGGAAGTCGGTCATCTATGAGAATGAAACCTGTACCGAAAAACAAAGACTAAAAGCGCTTTTCGCTCTATACGAAACAGAAATAACCCTGGATCCAAATAAGTATAATGATATTCAGGGCTACTATTTGAGCTGGACTAATTGCTGCCGGAATGGTGCTATTGTGAATCTGAAGGACCCGTTGATAACAAACAGCCAATTGACAACATATTTTCCCCCGCTGTTGAAATCCGGCAAACTATTTTTGGATTCGTCCCCTTCTTTCAATGAATTAGATGGTGCCTATATCTGTGTAGGAGAGCCCTTCTATTATCCCTTTAATGCAACTGACTCAGACGGAGATGAATTACGTTATTCCCTGCGGAGCCCAGGAGGTTACAATACAAATACATCCGGAACGGCACAATGGGTGAGCGGATACAGTGCCGAAAATGCCATTCCGGGAAATCCTGCCCTTCGCATAGATGCCAAATCTGGGGAATTATTTGTGGTTCCAAGTCAATTGGGCCTTTTTGTTTTTTCGGTCGTAGTGGAAGAATTAAGAAATGGCGAGGTGATTGGCTCCGTGCAGCGGGATTATCAGTTATATGTTGTTGATTGTCAGCCTGTTGCACCACCGGACCCCACAATACTGATTGACAACCAGCTTGTGAGTGAAACATCTGTATGTGAAGGGAAATCCATTACGCTTACTGCCATTGCAGATATGTCATGGAACTACCAATGGAAGAAGGACGGCAAGATTATTGAAAATGCTAAAAGTGCTACATTACAGGTGTGGGAAAGCGGGGAATATCAGCTTGTAACATCCTTATCTGGTGCTTGCTCAAAAACAAGCCGTTCCAATAAGGTAAAAATTGACGTAGTCAAATCAAACTTTGCTCTGAAAACCAGCAGCCCGCCGGTTATCTGCGCCAGCGGCGGAAAATTGTCCATTTATGCCATCGCTAATGATAACTATTCCTATCAGTGGTTCTTGAATACCAGCCCTATTCCGGGCACTTCCGATTCACTGGTCGTCACGGTCCCTGGAAGTTACCATGTGACTGTTACCGACCAGGTCCAGGGATGTAAATCGTTGTCAGATACAATGGATATAAAATCCGTTCCACTTCTAACGGTCACTCTTGCATCTGTTACAGGACAACTTGCTCTATGCCAAGGAGATTCATTATTATTACAATCAACAGAAAGAAGTGATTTTGAGTACACTTGGTATTTCAACGATCAGAAAATCAGTGTAGCAGGCAATGCATTTTATGCAGACGAAGCCGGAATCTATACCGTAGTGGTAAAAGATTCAACTGGTTGTGAGAACCAGTCAAGCCCACTGAAAGTCGAGCGGGCAGAAAATGTAGTTATCTCCATGAGTCCAATAGATCCAATGTGCGGAACAGACCACCCGCCTGTTACTCTTTCAGCAAATCCAACAGGCGGAGTGTTCAGCGGAAATGGTGTATCAGGAAATACATTTGACCCCAAAAAAGCTGGAACAGGGATACACGAAATACAATATTCCCTGGAAGGTTCTTTGTCTTGTACTCAAGTTTCAGACAAGCAGCACATAGCGGTATGGAAATTGCCGGAAGCTGATGCAGGAAGAGATATTTATGTGCGGGAAGGAGAAAGTTCCTATATAGGAATTGTTGGGAACATCGATTATACATACAGCTGGTCACCACCCGAAGGGTTGGACGACGCGGCAAATCCGAGGCCTCGTGTTACCCCGGTTGAAGATACGGAATATACTGTACAAGTTACCGACCCGAATGGCTGTACGTCCCATGCAAAAGTGACAGTCAGGATATTTAATAAGCTGCTGATTCCTGACGCCTTTACACCCAATGCGGACGGTAAAAATGATACCTGGGAACTCAGCGGAATAACTTCCTATCCTGAGGCAGAAGTGACCATTTACAATCGTTGGGGCGAGGTTGTATTTTATTCAAAAGGATATGAAAAAGCTTTTGACGGACGCATTAAAGGCGTTGTGCCACCTTCGGATGTGTATGTATATAAAATAAAGCTAGATAAAGTAACTCCAGTACAACAAGGGACACTGATGCTTTTGAGATAA
- a CDS encoding RHS repeat domain-containing protein: MKIVYLLLLHFAICSYVSYAQSNTENYVLSRNYKTAGATVTIPDKTKYAGNPDQVQTQVTYLDGLGKTSQTVLVSGNTAYKDMVSRVEYNSVYLQSKEFLPVAVNSADGRYVSGASGAFYNSSAVGDPTENFWTETIYDNSPLGRVSEQKAPGVSTGIKKEYHTNQVGLHGDIKWYKFNGTGDLVQTEYYPDNSLNVNKILDEDGKKVEEFTDRYGRVVLKRTAGQEYTYYVYNSKGQLRYVLQPEYDAGTASQADKLSRYAFQYTYDAQGRMMTKKVPGQDTFTMEYYDTNDMLHYMTDGRGQKFYYKYDGFNRQTEMGIVLGGNENALLYTYYDDYSYGPFQNFDNSDFSLTDNDHFVNNPQVTSSKGLVTGTNARVLKDDGTLDTKWLKTVTYYDRKGRVIQIHRQLFGLGENAVERVSYKLDFAGNITHERTTQLTSSIQYRLDKTFTYDQQNRLLSTTHIFFEDNVEKKAYTHVANTYNEVGMNAGKKFHNNVQEIGYKYTARGWLYTTKNNEGKTFEINLRYNSNGNISSLSWQTQGNTGNFNPISYDDSNRLTSANGSPNQENGITYDKNGNIKTLNRTGAVTDNLTYNYTIPSTTNTSNRLVSVTDGSGNENGVKTGTSSFAYDQNGNMTSDGTKGATVTYNPLNLPAQVALTGRTVKYVYDAGGAKLQMTSPAAGTLYAGAFEYTLSGTLLRVGLEEGQLIRSSAGVYEANYYFRDHLGNVRQVLKEDGTVLQETEYYAFGLPVTKTGNDVTNKYLYNGKEKQPETGWLDYGARMYMAEIGRWGGGDPLTDEQEAWSPYHYAYNSPVNYVDLYGLSPASALGGNAIAICPTCPSDKKYDEYRDSKSLYTYDKSSGMVLNGDGKGATVYGQRNQESTFSGWEHAIGLGVGLPAVEIPKKWLGKATVGDASKVTTPISYLSNKLAESQRLQKLLRYKNVMSKRLFTHTRMINGQMVRLRTNLVGRYVGRWLGFGLARASMAITVYDIVDTANTNFQNMSLADQNRLLQTGQMSGSFIPNELIQQQQENVKSHFDNE; this comes from the coding sequence ATGAAGATTGTTTACCTTTTGCTATTGCATTTTGCCATTTGTTCCTATGTCTCGTATGCTCAGAGTAATACGGAAAACTATGTACTCTCCAGAAATTACAAGACTGCGGGTGCAACCGTAACCATCCCGGATAAGACTAAATACGCGGGGAATCCGGATCAGGTACAGACGCAGGTCACCTACCTGGACGGACTCGGAAAGACCAGCCAGACGGTACTTGTTTCAGGCAATACGGCCTACAAGGATATGGTTAGCCGTGTTGAATATAACAGCGTATACCTCCAGTCAAAAGAGTTTTTACCGGTTGCCGTCAATAGCGCGGACGGCAGGTATGTGAGTGGTGCCAGCGGTGCTTTTTACAACTCTTCCGCTGTAGGGGACCCTACCGAAAACTTCTGGACCGAGACCATTTATGACAATTCCCCGCTGGGCCGTGTATCGGAACAAAAAGCGCCGGGTGTTTCAACAGGCATAAAAAAGGAGTATCATACCAATCAAGTTGGGTTGCATGGGGATATTAAATGGTACAAATTTAACGGGACAGGAGACCTTGTACAAACAGAATACTATCCTGACAACAGCCTGAATGTTAACAAAATATTAGATGAAGATGGTAAAAAAGTTGAGGAATTCACTGACCGTTACGGAAGGGTAGTTCTTAAGCGAACCGCTGGTCAGGAATATACCTACTATGTCTATAATTCAAAAGGGCAGTTGAGGTATGTCCTGCAACCCGAGTATGATGCAGGGACCGCCTCCCAGGCTGATAAATTGAGCAGATACGCATTTCAATATACCTACGATGCCCAGGGCAGGATGATGACCAAAAAAGTGCCTGGCCAGGACACCTTTACCATGGAGTATTACGATACTAACGACATGCTTCATTACATGACGGATGGCAGGGGGCAAAAATTTTACTACAAATACGATGGTTTTAACCGGCAGACTGAGATGGGTATCGTACTTGGAGGCAATGAAAATGCATTACTTTATACCTATTACGATGATTACAGTTACGGACCTTTTCAGAACTTCGATAACAGTGATTTTAGTCTCACCGATAACGATCACTTTGTTAATAACCCTCAGGTAACTTCGAGTAAAGGACTGGTAACAGGAACCAACGCCAGGGTGCTGAAGGATGATGGTACGCTGGACACGAAGTGGCTCAAGACGGTGACCTACTACGACCGGAAGGGCCGGGTGATTCAAATACACCGCCAGCTGTTTGGCCTGGGTGAAAACGCAGTGGAGCGGGTTTCCTACAAGCTGGATTTTGCAGGTAATATTACCCATGAGCGTACCACACAGTTAACCAGCTCTATTCAGTACAGGCTGGATAAAACTTTTACTTATGACCAGCAAAACCGGCTGTTATCCACCACACACATTTTTTTCGAAGATAATGTTGAAAAGAAAGCCTACACCCATGTGGCCAATACTTATAATGAGGTAGGTATGAATGCCGGTAAAAAGTTTCATAACAATGTCCAGGAAATAGGATACAAATATACAGCCCGTGGCTGGCTGTACACCACCAAAAATAATGAGGGAAAAACCTTTGAAATTAACCTGAGATATAACAGCAATGGTAACATCAGCAGCCTTTCCTGGCAGACACAAGGCAACACAGGTAATTTTAATCCCATCAGTTACGACGACTCCAACCGGCTCACTTCTGCGAACGGCTCTCCCAACCAGGAAAACGGTATCACCTATGACAAAAATGGCAATATAAAAACATTAAACAGAACGGGTGCTGTTACGGACAATCTTACCTATAACTATACCATCCCTTCTACTACCAATACCAGTAACCGGCTTGTGTCTGTAACTGACGGCTCCGGAAATGAAAACGGTGTAAAAACAGGCACCAGCAGTTTTGCGTACGACCAGAACGGCAATATGACTTCCGACGGCACCAAAGGGGCTACCGTAACTTATAACCCTTTGAACCTCCCCGCTCAGGTAGCGCTCACCGGCCGTACCGTGAAGTATGTATACGATGCCGGTGGGGCCAAGTTACAAATGACCTCTCCGGCTGCCGGTACGCTTTATGCGGGCGCTTTTGAGTATACCCTGAGTGGTACGCTGCTCCGTGTGGGCTTGGAAGAAGGCCAGCTCATACGTAGTAGTGCCGGTGTGTATGAAGCAAACTATTACTTCCGTGACCACCTGGGCAATGTGCGGCAGGTATTAAAAGAAGATGGTACCGTATTACAGGAAACGGAATATTATGCTTTTGGCTTACCGGTAACCAAAACGGGCAATGATGTTACCAATAAGTATCTTTACAACGGCAAGGAAAAACAGCCGGAAACGGGCTGGCTGGATTATGGAGCCAGGATGTATATGGCGGAGATTGGGAGATGGGGGGGGGGGGATCCTTTAACCGATGAGCAGGAAGCCTGGAGTCCGTACCATTATGCTTATAATAGCCCTGTTAATTATGTTGATTTGTATGGTTTAAGTCCGGCCAGTGCTTTGGGGGGTAACGCCATAGCTATTTGTCCGACTTGCCCGAGTGATAAAAAGTATGACGAATACAGAGACAGTAAATCGCTTTATACATATGATAAAAGTAGTGGCATGGTGTTGAATGGAGATGGTAAAGGGGCGACTGTCTATGGTCAAAGAAATCAAGAATCTACATTCTCCGGCTGGGAACATGCAATTGGGCTGGGTGTAGGTCTTCCAGCTGTTGAAATCCCCAAAAAGTGGCTAGGTAAAGCTACTGTTGGCGACGCGTCCAAAGTAACCACACCTATTTCCTACTTAAGCAATAAGTTGGCCGAAAGCCAAAGGTTACAAAAGCTTTTAAGGTATAAAAATGTCATGTCTAAGAGACTTTTTACCCACACTAGAATGATCAACGGTCAGATGGTTCGTCTTCGGACCAATTTAGTAGGTAGGTATGTGGGTAGATGGCTAGGTTTTGGTCTTGCTAGAGCAAGTATGGCTATTACAGTATATGATATTGTAGATACAGCAAACACTAATTTTCAGAATATGTCTTTGGCAGATCAAAACCGACTTTTGCAAACGGGACAAATGTCGGGCTCCTTCATTCCGAACGAATTAATACAACAACAGCAAGAAAACGTGAAATCACATTTTGACAATGAATGA
- a CDS encoding SdrD B-like domain-containing protein — MKNHYFITLVLLAAGLPQIHSIAQITGQTWQDVNFNGVLDDTEATQAQVNVTAYDGQGKLITSAVTDGNGAYVLDVPPGQRVRLNFINLPEGMVPVAGNSQILFATAPAQISLPFYNPTRFAGSKPRAVQAVYGLGNLDNKSLDALSSLVSYPAYAADTVKYAALAPFKQTGSVWGLAYDRARQVLFSAAIAKRLGALGTEGSGGIYITDSKSGDTRPFINLDALGFSTGNDQLRRDLSSDWAIAGHDSLMFSQVGKVGLGGLDISDDSRFLYTINLYDKHLYRITLKSSPNPQPSAPTPTLITRFPLPATSLKGGEARPFAVKYYNGKVYVGMVCDAQLSQKAEDLHAYVYMIEADEADPSKTKFKELTHFSLNYTRGVLDYGVTGWYPWTDNYLETVVLGQSGWMIYPQPILADIEFDTDGSMIVSMMDRLGHQTADVQLYRPDVTGSFLTARGLSGGDVLRLGKARNNFQIEQNGQAGARVSAGRSNGEGPGGGEFYRDDSFTSAGITWHHETAAGGLAILPDANSLLVSVREPDRSVTGGVKWFDNETGALTGALSVFPGGMKPGYFWKSNNVGDIELITELPETEIGDRVWIDNDGDGLQGADEPALPGITLQLYRNNELIGTTVSDENGTYHFNKQNVKETITSRTAYEVRIPFKQETGVLNPTATRQGSVAGIDNDAVSDPQGYAVMAFSTANPGEHIQHLDAGFQCSDKPRISSKMTCLNNQVQVSLTGHHETQRYDLVENDYYNGKTIYATANAIQADGLVAEKALPESGSYQATLRVYAPSGCYSDHFISTIDQPGCAFIPDNLSLKDPYSIAVYPNPSSGPIQLAYRGGASEGVLRIQITDKTGRVIETRTATLNNGYYLDRANVSKQPAGTYLITVKEGNRKTTKTIVNP, encoded by the coding sequence GTGAAAAATCACTATTTTATCACACTTGTACTCTTGGCAGCGGGCCTGCCCCAAATCCACTCCATCGCCCAAATCACCGGCCAGACCTGGCAGGATGTCAACTTCAATGGAGTTTTGGATGATACAGAAGCCACACAGGCACAGGTGAACGTAACGGCCTATGATGGCCAGGGAAAGCTCATCACTTCTGCCGTCACAGATGGCAATGGTGCTTATGTACTGGATGTACCTCCGGGGCAGCGTGTGAGGTTAAACTTCATAAACCTGCCGGAAGGTATGGTTCCGGTTGCCGGAAATTCACAGATTTTATTTGCCACGGCTCCTGCGCAAATTTCCTTACCTTTTTATAATCCCACCCGCTTTGCAGGCTCAAAACCCAGGGCCGTACAGGCGGTCTATGGATTGGGAAATCTGGATAACAAAAGCCTGGATGCCCTATCCTCACTGGTTAGTTACCCCGCTTATGCAGCGGATACCGTAAAGTACGCTGCACTCGCACCTTTTAAGCAAACCGGTTCCGTATGGGGCCTGGCTTATGACCGTGCACGTCAGGTATTATTTTCCGCCGCCATTGCCAAGCGCCTGGGTGCGCTGGGCACGGAGGGCTCAGGAGGTATTTATATTACGGATAGCAAGAGTGGCGATACCAGGCCCTTTATCAATCTGGATGCCCTCGGGTTTTCAACCGGCAATGACCAGCTCAGGCGTGACCTGAGCAGCGACTGGGCCATTGCCGGCCACGACTCCCTGATGTTCTCGCAGGTAGGGAAAGTGGGATTGGGAGGACTGGACATCTCCGACGACAGCCGCTTCCTGTATACCATCAATCTTTATGATAAACATCTCTACCGCATCACCTTAAAATCATCCCCCAACCCCCAGCCCTCCGCCCCAACCCCCACGCTCATCACCCGCTTCCCGCTTCCGGCAACATCCCTGAAAGGCGGAGAAGCGCGGCCATTTGCAGTGAAGTATTACAATGGCAAGGTGTATGTAGGCATGGTGTGTGATGCGCAGCTTTCTCAAAAGGCAGAAGACCTGCATGCCTATGTATACATGATCGAAGCCGATGAAGCGGACCCGTCCAAAACTAAATTCAAAGAATTAACCCATTTTTCGCTAAATTATACACGCGGGGTACTTGATTACGGTGTAACGGGATGGTATCCCTGGACGGACAATTACTTAGAAACGGTGGTACTGGGGCAGTCGGGCTGGATGATCTACCCGCAACCGATACTCGCAGATATAGAATTTGATACCGATGGCTCCATGATTGTGAGCATGATGGACCGGTTGGGGCACCAGACTGCAGACGTGCAATTGTACCGGCCCGATGTTACAGGCTCTTTTCTCACTGCCAGAGGGCTGTCGGGAGGAGATGTACTAAGGCTTGGAAAAGCCCGGAACAACTTCCAGATAGAACAGAACGGACAGGCCGGAGCACGTGTTTCGGCAGGCCGCTCCAATGGTGAAGGCCCGGGTGGCGGGGAGTTTTACCGGGACGACTCCTTCACCAGTGCAGGTATTACCTGGCACCATGAAACCGCAGCAGGAGGGCTTGCTATCCTGCCTGATGCGAATAGCCTGCTGGTCTCGGTGAGAGAGCCCGACCGCTCCGTTACAGGAGGCGTGAAATGGTTTGATAATGAAACCGGTGCGCTTACGGGAGCGTTGTCGGTATTCCCTGGAGGTATGAAACCTGGCTATTTCTGGAAATCCAATAATGTAGGAGACATAGAGCTGATAACCGAATTACCCGAGACCGAAATTGGTGACCGTGTGTGGATCGACAATGACGGAGATGGCTTGCAGGGGGCAGATGAACCCGCGCTGCCCGGCATTACTTTGCAGTTGTACAGAAACAATGAGCTGATCGGCACCACGGTTTCCGATGAAAATGGTACTTACCATTTCAATAAACAAAACGTAAAAGAAACCATCACCTCACGAACAGCCTATGAAGTGCGGATTCCATTCAAACAGGAAACCGGTGTGTTGAACCCGACAGCAACCAGGCAGGGAAGTGTGGCCGGGATTGACAACGATGCCGTATCCGATCCGCAGGGATACGCGGTGATGGCATTTTCTACTGCAAACCCCGGTGAGCATATCCAGCATCTGGATGCCGGATTTCAGTGTAGCGACAAACCCCGGATCTCCTCCAAAATGACTTGCCTTAATAATCAGGTTCAGGTTTCGTTGACAGGCCATCATGAAACCCAAAGATATGATCTTGTGGAAAATGACTATTACAATGGGAAAACGATTTACGCTACGGCCAACGCAATTCAGGCCGATGGGCTGGTTGCCGAAAAAGCTTTACCGGAAAGCGGATCTTACCAGGCTACTTTACGGGTGTATGCGCCATCAGGTTGTTACAGTGATCATTTTATTTCAACCATCGATCAGCCGGGCTGTGCGTTTATTCCGGACAACCTGTCTCTGAAAGATCCATATAGCATTGCTGTTTATCCCAATCCCTCCTCGGGCCCGATACAACTGGCCTATCGCGGAGGGGCTTCAGAAGGCGTTTTGCGTATACAGATTACCGATAAGACGGGAAGGGTGATAGAAACACGCACCGCGACATTGAATAACGGGTATTATCTGGATAGGGCAAACGTATCCAAACAGCCTGCCGGAACCTACCTAATCACCGTAAAAGAAGGCAACAGAAAAACAACTAAAACCATCGTAAATCCTTAA
- a CDS encoding DUF1493 family protein, whose protein sequence is MNEKMNNKELQEQVFLFLNEIASVEIDNLNVHKNLEIDLGITGDDASDLIAAFAERFKVDISKFKFHEYFHSEPSLLSFSNDSFGKKEFTIRDLVEAAETHVLE, encoded by the coding sequence ATGAATGAGAAAATGAATAATAAGGAACTACAGGAACAGGTGTTTCTATTTCTGAATGAGATTGCAAGTGTTGAAATAGATAATCTTAACGTTCATAAGAACTTAGAGATAGATTTGGGTATTACAGGAGATGACGCCAGTGATCTAATAGCGGCGTTTGCTGAAAGATTTAAAGTTGATATAAGTAAATTTAAATTTCATGAATACTTTCATTCTGAACCAAGCTTGCTTTCTTTTAGCAATGATTCTTTCGGAAAGAAGGAATTTACTATTCGAGATTTGGTAGAAGCAGCAGAAACTCATGTGTTGGAATAA